Proteins from a single region of Caloramator sp. E03:
- a CDS encoding IS3 family transposase (programmed frameshift) — MAKGQKYYTEEFRKTIVELYNSGKSLAELNSEYGISKSTINGWIKKAKPITVDKDTIMTSEEYQAMLKKMARLEEENEILKKGHGHIRKEVTSIFEFINDHKEEHDIKLMCEVLKVSRSSFYKYLYKTESKRSIENKMYEEEILKIYKDSKGRYGAPKIHKVLREERGHAISLKRVQRIMKKLNIKSIIIKKFRSQSSKSKIEAKENVLKRDFSTTTINEKWVTDITYIYTLKDRWCYLASVLDLHTKKIIGYAFSKTMDTELAIKAVENAYITQKPKNTVILHSDLGSQYTSSKFDDYLKEHNIIHSFSGKGCPYDNACIESFHATLKKEEVNLATYYDFDAARIAIFEYIESWYNRKRLHSSIGYMTPQQLEDALRKTA, encoded by the exons ATGGCAAAAGGGCAAAAGTATTATACAGAAGAATTTAGAAAGACAATTGTAGAGCTCTATAACTCTGGTAAGAGTTTGGCAGAGCTTAACAGCGAATATGGCATATCAAAATCAACAATCAATGGATGGATTAAGAAAGCTAAACCAATAACTGTGGATAAAGATACAATTATGACATCAGAAGAGTATCAGGCAATGTTAAAGAAGATGGCAAGGCTTGAGGAGGAAAATGAAATATTAAAAAAAG GCCATGGCCATATTCGCAAAGAAGTAACCTCTATTTTTGAGTTTATCAATGATCATAAAGAAGAGCACGATATCAAGCTAATGTGTGAAGTCTTAAAGGTTTCAAGAAGCTCTTTCTATAAGTATCTATACAAAACCGAAAGCAAAAGAAGCATAGAAAACAAGATGTATGAGGAAGAAATACTGAAGATCTATAAAGATAGTAAAGGTCGTTATGGTGCTCCAAAAATACATAAAGTGTTGCGTGAGGAAAGAGGACATGCCATAAGCCTTAAGAGAGTCCAAAGGATTATGAAAAAACTAAATATAAAGTCCATAATTATCAAAAAATTCAGATCTCAATCTTCCAAAAGCAAAATAGAAGCTAAAGAAAACGTTTTAAAAAGAGATTTTTCAACAACTACAATAAATGAAAAATGGGTTACGGATATAACTTATATTTATACACTCAAGGACAGATGGTGCTATCTTGCTTCAGTTTTGGATCTTCATACAAAGAAAATTATTGGCTATGCTTTTTCAAAGACTATGGATACAGAACTAGCTATAAAGGCTGTAGAAAATGCCTATATAACTCAAAAACCAAAGAATACTGTTATACTCCACAGTGATTTGGGCTCACAGTATACAAGCTCTAAATTTGATGATTATCTTAAAGAGCATAATATAATTCATTCCTTCAGCGGCAAGGGATGCCCCTATGACAATGCTTGTATAGAATCCTTTCATGCTACACTAAAAAAGGAAGAAGTAAACTTAGCTACATACTATGACTTTGATGCTGCAAGGATAGCTATATTTGAATACATAGAATCCTGGTATAATAGAAAAAGGCTTCATAGCAGTATCGGTTATATGACTCCTCAACAGCTTGAAGATGCCTTAAGAAAAACTGCATAA
- a CDS encoding vitamin B12 dependent-methionine synthase activation domain-containing protein yields the protein MCAFLAATLGSNIDNKIKYYEKTDFTRSIILDACATTAIEELCDMVEEEIKAIALEKYKKNITNRYSPGYGDLSLEYQPSIINLLDANKRIGLTVTDSLILIPRKSVTAIIGFQDDYIIKESSKCNKCKNNSNCFYRKGENYCEKQDT from the coding sequence ATGTGTGCTTTTTTAGCAGCAACTTTAGGAAGTAATATTGATAATAAAATAAAATATTATGAAAAAACAGATTTTACAAGAAGTATAATATTGGATGCATGTGCTACAACAGCAATAGAAGAATTATGTGATATGGTAGAAGAAGAAATAAAAGCAATTGCTTTAGAAAAGTATAAAAAAAATATAACAAATAGATACAGTCCTGGATATGGAGATTTAAGTCTTGAATACCAACCTTCTATCATTAATTTACTTGATGCAAACAAAAGGATTGGCCTTACAGTAACTGATAGTTTAATACTAATACCTAGGAAATCAGTAACAGCTATTATAGGATTTCAAGATGATTATATAATAAAAGAAAGTTCAAAATGCAACAAATGCAAGAATAACTCTAACTGTTTCTATAGAAAAGGAGAGAACTACTGTGAAAAACAAGATACATAA
- a CDS encoding phage holin, producing the protein MLKDLLMQGLTIIIQLVVLFVMGALFNYLNKKIGNEKVKKYYDLAKKAVQAAEQYFGAGCGKDKKAWVLSYLKNKTKGKLSIIDIDLLIESAVHEMNLFLKNKGLEK; encoded by the coding sequence ATGTTAAAAGATTTATTAATGCAAGGCTTAACAATTATTATTCAGTTGGTGGTGCTCTTTGTTATGGGAGCACTTTTTAATTACTTAAATAAAAAAATAGGCAATGAAAAGGTTAAAAAGTATTATGACTTGGCAAAAAAAGCAGTACAAGCTGCCGAACAGTATTTCGGTGCAGGCTGCGGAAAAGATAAAAAAGCATGGGTATTAAGTTATCTTAAAAACAAAACAAAAGGTAAGCTATCAATAATTGATATTGATTTATTAATAGAAAGTGCAGTGCATGAAATGAATTTATTCTTAAAAAATAAAGGCTTGGAAAAGTAG
- a CDS encoding RnfABCDGE type electron transport complex subunit D — translation MAEMKFTVSSSPHIRSNDTIKGIMRDVIIALLPAAAAGIYFFKIQALFVMIVSVASCVLSEYVWQKLTKQKITIGDYSAAVTGLLLAFNLPPTVPLWIPVVGGIFAIIIVKQFFGGLGQNFMNPALAARAFLLASWPVQMTSWVVDGVSSATPLGILKEGGSALPSLFDVFIGHVGGCIGETSALALIIGGLYLLYKRVISWRIPVTYIGTVFVLMGILGRHGFMSGNPVYEIFAGGLMLGAIFMATDYSTSPITPLGQIIMGIGCGLLTSIIRIYGGYPEGVSYSIIIMNLFVPIIDKYTIPKVFGEVK, via the coding sequence ATGGCTGAAATGAAATTTACGGTCTCATCTTCCCCTCATATTCGTTCAAATGATACTATTAAGGGGATTATGAGAGATGTTATAATTGCACTACTTCCAGCTGCAGCTGCTGGCATTTATTTCTTTAAAATTCAGGCATTATTTGTAATGATTGTATCAGTTGCATCATGTGTTCTTTCTGAATATGTTTGGCAAAAACTAACAAAGCAGAAGATAACTATAGGAGATTATAGTGCTGCTGTAACCGGGCTTTTACTTGCATTTAATCTTCCACCAACAGTTCCACTTTGGATTCCAGTAGTTGGAGGAATATTTGCAATAATAATTGTAAAACAGTTTTTTGGTGGATTAGGACAGAATTTCATGAATCCTGCCCTTGCTGCGAGAGCATTTTTATTAGCATCATGGCCAGTTCAGATGACTTCATGGGTGGTTGATGGAGTATCAAGCGCAACACCACTTGGAATATTAAAAGAGGGTGGATCTGCTCTCCCATCATTGTTTGATGTTTTTATCGGTCACGTTGGAGGATGTATAGGTGAAACTTCAGCCCTTGCTCTTATTATTGGAGGGTTATATCTTCTTTATAAGAGAGTAATATCATGGAGAATACCAGTTACTTATATAGGAACAGTATTTGTATTAATGGGAATATTAGGTAGACATGGATTTATGTCAGGAAATCCTGTGTATGAAATATTTGCAGGTGGACTTATGCTTGGTGCTATATTTATGGCAACTGATTATTCTACATCACCTATAACTCCTTTAGGTCAGATAATAATGGGAATAGGATGTGGACTTTTAACATCAATAATTCGTATATATGGAGGATATCCAGAAGGAGTTTCCTATTCAATAATAATAATGAACTTATTCGTACCTATTATAGATAAATATACAATCCCAAAAGTTTTTGGGGAGGTGAAGTAA
- the metF gene encoding methylenetetrahydrofolate reductase [NAD(P)H], which produces MLIKDIFNQKRPVISFEIFPPKKEYPISTIYETIEKLKDLNPDFISVTYGSGGGNRDRTVEIASTIKNNYGIESLAHLTCIASSRNEIQEILHHLKNNGIDNILALRGDLPKDLDSNSCMSYMYAKDLISQIVKMNGFCIGAAAYPEGHIESENLEEDVKYLKEKVDAGADFLITQLFFDNEMFYNFKDLTVKYGINVPITAGILPVLNKSQILRIITLSGASLPKKFIRILDKYEYSPKALFEAGIAYATEQIIDLLSWGVDGIHLYTMNKAEVAIKIIDNISEIKNALNQVNFA; this is translated from the coding sequence TTGCTTATAAAAGATATTTTTAATCAAAAAAGGCCTGTTATATCCTTTGAAATATTCCCTCCAAAAAAAGAATATCCTATATCCACTATATATGAAACAATAGAAAAGCTGAAAGACTTAAACCCCGACTTTATCAGCGTAACTTACGGATCCGGTGGAGGAAATAGAGATAGAACTGTTGAAATCGCATCTACCATTAAAAATAACTATGGAATAGAATCTCTTGCACATCTTACATGTATAGCTTCTTCAAGAAATGAAATACAGGAAATTCTACATCATCTTAAAAATAATGGTATAGACAATATTCTTGCACTAAGAGGAGATTTACCAAAAGATTTAGATTCCAATAGCTGTATGTCATATATGTATGCAAAGGATTTAATCTCTCAAATTGTTAAAATGAACGGTTTTTGTATCGGTGCAGCTGCATACCCTGAAGGACATATTGAGTCTGAGAACTTAGAAGAAGATGTTAAATACTTAAAGGAAAAGGTAGATGCAGGCGCTGATTTTCTAATTACACAGCTGTTTTTTGATAATGAAATGTTTTATAATTTTAAAGATTTAACTGTCAAATACGGAATAAATGTACCCATTACAGCAGGAATCCTTCCTGTACTTAATAAAAGCCAAATATTAAGAATTATAACTTTATCTGGTGCATCTCTCCCCAAGAAATTTATAAGGATTTTGGATAAATACGAATACAGTCCCAAGGCACTATTTGAAGCAGGAATAGCTTATGCTACAGAGCAGATTATAGATTTACTCTCTTGGGGAGTTGATGGAATACACCTTTATACTATGAATAAAGCCGAAGTTGCTATAAAAATTATAGATAATATTAGTGAAATAAAAAATGCTCTTAATCAAGTAAATTTTGCATAA
- a CDS encoding homocysteine S-methyltransferase family protein produces the protein MGTMLQEAGLLGGEIPEVYNIIHQDIVANIHKKYKDAGADVITTNTFGANRYKLKNTGYTVEKIITEAVKIAKSYCSDKLIALDIGPIGQLIEPSGTLKFEEAYDIFKEQVIAGTKAGVDLILIETMTDLYETKAAVLAAKENSNLPIFTTMTFEKNGRTMMGTDAKTMVFVLQSLGVDAVGVNCSLGPKEIMPIVDEILKYSTIPVMVQPNAGLPSYDGEKTFYNITPDEFAFYIDIMVKKGVKIVGGCCGTTPEFIKKCKSYIEKVEPKEIDVKRLTVACSSTKSVIFDDGIKIIGERINPTGKKKLKEALKESNIDYVLNEAILQKEAGADILDVNVGLPEINEKELITKIIREIQGIMDIPLQIDSSNYEVLEAAARIYNGKPIINSVNGKEENMKKIFPIVKKYGALVIGLTIDEKGIPETAKERVLIAEKIIKTANNYGIPKEDILIDCLVLTASAQQKEVIETIKAVEIIKKEFGVKTVLGVSNVSFGLPNREILNRTFLAMALTAGLDAPIINPLSYDMLETIYSFKVLSNMDKEAEEYIKYCSSSSYTAIKREYKNTYEKEQKNIDTNLIPVTDNNDFSNILINASKEQITEKTKELLNSYKPLDIINLFLIPALNVVGLKYEKGELFLPQLIKAAEVAKKSFEILKENMKEDSKTTFGKIVLATVKGDIHDIGKNIVKILLENYGFKVIDLGKDVPPEEILKAVKENNIKLVGLSALMTTTVKSMEDTIKYLSDSNLSCKVMVGGAVLTQKYADMIGADFYAKDAMEAVRIAQKVFNVNTDI, from the coding sequence ATGGGAACAATGCTTCAGGAAGCAGGACTTTTAGGAGGAGAAATACCAGAAGTTTATAACATAATTCATCAAGATATAGTTGCAAACATTCATAAAAAATACAAGGATGCTGGTGCTGATGTTATTACTACAAATACTTTTGGAGCAAATAGATATAAGCTAAAAAATACTGGATATACTGTGGAAAAAATAATTACAGAAGCAGTTAAAATAGCAAAGTCTTATTGTAGCGATAAATTAATCGCACTGGATATTGGTCCTATTGGACAACTTATTGAGCCCTCTGGAACTTTAAAATTTGAAGAAGCCTATGATATTTTCAAGGAACAGGTAATAGCCGGAACTAAAGCAGGTGTTGATTTGATACTAATAGAAACAATGACAGATCTATATGAGACTAAAGCAGCTGTTCTTGCTGCAAAAGAAAACAGCAACCTTCCAATTTTTACAACAATGACCTTTGAGAAAAATGGCAGAACAATGATGGGAACTGACGCAAAAACAATGGTTTTTGTACTTCAAAGCCTTGGAGTTGATGCTGTTGGAGTTAACTGCTCGCTTGGACCTAAAGAAATAATGCCAATTGTAGATGAGATACTAAAATATTCAACAATACCTGTAATGGTTCAACCTAATGCAGGTTTACCAAGCTATGATGGAGAAAAAACATTTTATAATATAACACCAGATGAATTTGCATTTTACATAGACATTATGGTAAAAAAAGGAGTAAAAATTGTAGGCGGTTGCTGCGGTACTACTCCTGAGTTTATTAAAAAGTGCAAATCATATATTGAAAAAGTTGAGCCTAAAGAAATTGATGTAAAACGCCTAACAGTAGCCTGTTCTTCAACAAAAAGTGTTATTTTTGATGATGGCATAAAAATAATTGGTGAAAGAATTAATCCAACAGGAAAGAAAAAATTAAAAGAGGCTCTTAAAGAAAGCAATATAGATTATGTATTAAATGAAGCAATCCTTCAAAAGGAAGCTGGTGCAGATATACTTGATGTAAATGTTGGACTCCCTGAAATAAACGAAAAGGAATTGATTACCAAAATAATTCGTGAAATTCAAGGTATTATGGATATTCCTCTCCAAATTGATAGCTCTAATTATGAGGTACTTGAGGCAGCAGCAAGGATTTATAATGGTAAACCAATAATTAATTCTGTAAATGGAAAAGAAGAAAATATGAAAAAGATTTTTCCTATAGTAAAAAAATATGGTGCATTAGTAATTGGATTGACTATTGATGAAAAAGGAATTCCTGAAACAGCAAAGGAAAGGGTTTTAATTGCAGAAAAAATAATTAAAACTGCAAATAATTATGGTATACCAAAAGAAGATATATTAATCGATTGTCTCGTTTTAACAGCATCTGCACAGCAAAAAGAAGTAATTGAAACAATAAAGGCTGTTGAAATAATAAAAAAAGAGTTTGGAGTTAAAACTGTGCTTGGAGTAAGCAACGTTTCTTTTGGACTTCCAAACAGGGAAATACTTAACAGAACTTTTCTTGCAATGGCCTTAACAGCTGGACTTGATGCCCCAATAATTAATCCTCTATCTTATGATATGCTTGAAACTATATATTCCTTTAAAGTTTTGTCAAATATGGATAAAGAAGCAGAAGAATATATTAAATATTGCAGTAGCTCATCATACACAGCTATCAAAAGAGAATATAAAAATACCTATGAAAAAGAGCAAAAAAATATAGATACGAATTTAATTCCAGTAACTGATAATAATGATTTTTCAAATATACTAATCAATGCTTCAAAAGAACAGATTACTGAAAAAACAAAGGAACTTTTAAATAGTTATAAACCTCTTGATATTATTAACCTTTTTTTGATACCCGCACTTAATGTTGTGGGATTGAAATATGAAAAAGGAGAATTATTCTTACCCCAACTAATAAAAGCTGCTGAAGTTGCAAAGAAATCCTTTGAAATACTTAAAGAAAATATGAAAGAAGATAGTAAAACAACATTTGGTAAAATAGTTCTTGCAACTGTAAAAGGTGATATACACGATATAGGAAAAAATATCGTAAAAATATTACTTGAAAACTATGGATTTAAAGTTATTGATTTGGGAAAAGATGTACCGCCTGAAGAAATACTAAAAGCAGTAAAGGAAAATAATATAAAACTTGTTGGTCTTAGTGCTCTTATGACAACTACAGTTAAAAGTATGGAGGATACAATAAAATATTTATCGGATTCCAACCTATCCTGCAAAGTAATGGTAGGTGGTGCTGTATTGACACAAAAATACGCAGATATGATAGGTGCAGATTTTTATGCAAAGGATGCTATGGAAGCCGTTAGAATTGCACAGAAAGTATTTAATGTTAATACTGATATTTAA
- a CDS encoding hemolysin XhlA family protein, which translates to MSEYSEKLCNEKHKQLESRIDTHEFRLNNHSERLDKIEQRGAAVDAKIESLCDQIKSLVAIMKWYIGLTVGALVSFFFYAIEKGLFK; encoded by the coding sequence ATGAGTGAATACAGCGAAAAACTTTGTAATGAAAAGCATAAACAGCTTGAATCGAGAATTGATACTCATGAATTCAGGCTAAATAATCATTCTGAAAGGCTTGATAAAATAGAGCAGAGAGGAGCAGCAGTAGACGCAAAAATTGAGAGCCTTTGCGACCAGATAAAGTCTTTAGTAGCAATAATGAAATGGTATATAGGTTTAACGGTAGGAGCTTTAGTAAGCTTCTTTTTTTATGCAATTGAAAAGGGATTATTTAAGTAG
- the metA gene encoding homoserine O-acetyltransferase MetA, producing the protein MPINIPDNLPAKEILKNENVFIMMHERAIHQDIRPLKIAILNLMPTKIITETQLLRLLGNTPLQVEISLIHTKTHTSKNTPAEHLITFYNTFYEIKNQKFDGLIITGAPVEKMEFEEVEYWDELTEIFEWSKTNVTSTFHICWGAQAGLYYHYNIRKYLLPEKMFGVFPHHITKKTELLSGFDDEFYVPHSRHTEIRREEIEQVEELSILSESVEAGVYIVASNDGKQIFVTGHSEYDPLTLKTEYERDLNLNLEIKIPKNYFPNDDPTKEPIVRWRSHANLLFSNWLNYYVYQQTPYNLYE; encoded by the coding sequence ATGCCAATTAATATACCTGATAATCTTCCAGCAAAAGAAATTTTAAAAAATGAAAATGTTTTTATTATGATGCATGAACGTGCTATACATCAAGACATCCGTCCACTAAAAATCGCAATACTTAACTTAATGCCAACTAAAATAATTACAGAAACTCAGCTATTAAGGCTTCTTGGCAACACTCCACTCCAAGTTGAAATTTCACTTATTCATACAAAGACACATACATCTAAAAATACACCTGCTGAACACTTAATTACGTTTTATAATACATTTTATGAAATAAAAAATCAAAAATTTGATGGACTTATAATTACAGGAGCACCAGTTGAAAAAATGGAATTTGAAGAAGTTGAATATTGGGATGAACTCACTGAGATTTTTGAATGGAGCAAAACAAATGTGACCTCAACATTCCATATATGTTGGGGAGCTCAGGCAGGGCTTTACTATCATTATAATATAAGAAAATATCTACTACCTGAAAAAATGTTTGGTGTGTTTCCTCATCATATTACTAAGAAAACAGAACTCCTAAGTGGTTTTGATGATGAATTTTATGTACCACATTCGAGACATACAGAAATTAGAAGAGAAGAGATTGAACAAGTTGAGGAACTTTCAATTTTATCAGAATCTGTAGAAGCAGGTGTTTACATTGTTGCATCAAATGATGGAAAACAAATATTTGTAACAGGTCATTCGGAATACGATCCTTTAACATTAAAAACTGAATATGAAAGGGATTTAAATCTAAATTTAGAAATTAAAATACCTAAAAATTACTTCCCCAATGACGATCCTACAAAGGAACCTATTGTTAGATGGAGAAGTCATGCAAATTTACTTTTTTCAAATTGGCTTAATTATTATGTTTATCAACAAACACCATATAATCTTTACGAATAA
- a CDS encoding RnfABCDGE type electron transport complex subunit G, producing MKENLKLGAILLIVTAIAGCLLGWAYSITKEPIAQQAIKANNEAMREILPIAEQFNKLEATIPDGSIVKEVNEGKKGNDVVGYAIKVTPKGYGGMIEMMVGISTDGKVSGIKILSHSETPGLGANAPSKEFSGQYKDKAIDPLLEVVKTTPSKPNQIQAITGATITSKAVTKGVNEAINFYTSNLKGGSK from the coding sequence ATGAAGGAAAATTTAAAACTTGGTGCAATACTTTTAATAGTTACAGCAATAGCTGGATGTCTACTTGGATGGGCTTACTCAATTACTAAAGAACCAATAGCTCAGCAGGCAATAAAAGCTAACAATGAAGCCATGCGAGAAATACTCCCAATAGCAGAACAATTTAATAAATTAGAAGCAACAATACCAGATGGTAGTATAGTTAAAGAAGTTAATGAAGGGAAAAAAGGAAATGATGTTGTAGGGTATGCAATTAAAGTAACACCAAAGGGATATGGTGGAATGATAGAAATGATGGTTGGAATATCAACGGACGGGAAAGTTAGTGGTATAAAAATATTATCTCACTCAGAAACTCCAGGTCTTGGAGCGAATGCACCAAGTAAAGAGTTTTCTGGACAGTATAAAGATAAAGCAATAGATCCACTTTTAGAAGTAGTAAAAACAACACCTTCAAAACCTAATCAGATACAGGCAATAACAGGTGCTACAATTACTTCAAAAGCGGTTACAAAAGGTGTAAATGAGGCAATAAACTTTTATACCTCTAATTTGAAAGGAGGAAGCAAGTGA
- the rsxC gene encoding electron transport complex subunit RsxC — MSVLTFKKGVHPPHGKHFTEHKPIEYLLPKQILVFPMIQHIGAPCEPIVKKGDRVLLGQKIGEAKGFVSSPIHSSVSGTVKDVVPVLHPNGSKVLSVIVENDGLYEKVEGMEKREDYKNLTKEEILKIIQEAGIVGMGGAGFPTHVKLAPPPDKKIDTIIVNAAECEPYLTSDHRVLLEETKRVVDGLKIALHLFPEAKGYIGIEDNKMDAIEAVQKIVKDEKNIEVKVLKTKYPQGAEKQLIYSITKREVPSGKLPADVGCIVQNVETMVAIERAVLRGRPLMRRIVTVTGGAIAEPKNLNVRLGMSFRELIEACGGFKKEPAKIIAGGPMMGTAVFSIDIPVVKGTSAILCLTEEEAAIPEEFNCIRCGKCVEACPMNLLPATLNSFALRNDLEQFEKLHGMDCIECGSCSFVCPAKRHLVQSFRTAKRTILANRKKS, encoded by the coding sequence ATGAGCGTTCTAACATTTAAAAAAGGGGTGCATCCACCTCATGGTAAGCACTTTACAGAACATAAGCCTATTGAATATTTATTACCAAAACAGATTCTTGTATTTCCAATGATACAGCATATAGGTGCTCCATGTGAACCTATAGTAAAGAAAGGAGATAGGGTATTACTGGGGCAAAAAATTGGAGAAGCTAAGGGATTTGTTTCATCTCCAATACACAGTAGTGTATCAGGAACTGTTAAAGATGTTGTACCAGTACTTCATCCAAATGGTTCAAAGGTACTTTCTGTTATCGTAGAAAACGATGGACTTTATGAAAAAGTAGAAGGTATGGAAAAAAGAGAGGACTATAAGAATCTTACAAAAGAAGAAATACTAAAAATAATACAAGAAGCTGGTATTGTAGGTATGGGAGGAGCAGGATTCCCAACTCACGTAAAACTTGCACCACCTCCTGATAAGAAGATAGATACAATAATTGTAAATGCTGCAGAATGTGAGCCATATCTTACATCTGACCACAGAGTTTTACTTGAAGAAACTAAAAGAGTTGTGGATGGTCTAAAAATCGCACTTCATTTATTCCCAGAAGCTAAAGGATACATTGGAATAGAAGATAATAAGATGGATGCGATTGAAGCAGTACAAAAGATAGTGAAAGATGAAAAGAACATAGAAGTTAAAGTTTTAAAGACTAAATATCCTCAAGGAGCAGAAAAACAGCTTATATATTCAATAACAAAAAGAGAAGTTCCATCAGGAAAGCTTCCTGCAGATGTTGGATGCATAGTTCAAAATGTGGAAACAATGGTTGCAATAGAAAGAGCTGTTCTTAGAGGAAGGCCCCTTATGAGAAGAATTGTAACTGTAACGGGCGGTGCTATTGCTGAACCTAAAAATCTTAATGTAAGGCTTGGTATGTCGTTTAGAGAACTTATTGAAGCTTGCGGTGGATTTAAGAAAGAGCCTGCAAAAATAATTGCAGGAGGTCCCATGATGGGAACAGCAGTTTTTTCCATAGATATTCCAGTTGTTAAAGGCACCTCTGCAATATTATGTTTAACTGAAGAAGAAGCTGCTATCCCAGAGGAATTTAACTGCATAAGATGTGGTAAGTGTGTTGAGGCATGCCCGATGAATTTACTACCAGCAACATTAAATTCTTTTGCTTTAAGAAATGATTTAGAGCAATTTGAAAAACTTCATGGAATGGATTGTATAGAATGTGGAAGTTGTTCCTTTGTTTGTCCGGCAAAAAGACACCTTGTTCAGTCTTTCCGTACGGCAAAGAGAACAATACTTGCAAATAGAAAGAAAAGCTAA
- a CDS encoding N-acetylmuramoyl-L-alanine amidase: MLPITQMLLVNHNRPKIKLKKLKGVVIHWTANTGKGANAKANRDYFNTTKTVASAHYIVDDSKIIQCIPDGEVAWHVGASKYTATGEKIREKPYSPNYFLIGIEMCVNSDGDFKKTYQNTVELAAYLLKKYNLTLNDLYRHYDITGKDCPRMMVNENEWAKFKSAVNAVLNPVKTTQTQQQQYKKGVVTATVLNCRAEPSTSATINGKLQMGAVVTIYAEQGDWYLVNKLNPQWVCGKYINIT; encoded by the coding sequence ATGCTACCAATAACGCAAATGTTACTTGTAAACCATAACAGACCCAAAATAAAACTTAAAAAACTCAAAGGCGTAGTAATTCATTGGACTGCAAACACAGGCAAAGGTGCAAATGCTAAAGCGAATAGGGACTATTTTAACACGACTAAAACAGTAGCATCAGCTCACTACATTGTTGATGATAGCAAAATTATACAGTGCATACCAGACGGCGAGGTTGCTTGGCATGTTGGAGCGAGCAAGTATACGGCAACAGGAGAAAAAATCAGAGAAAAGCCGTATAGTCCTAACTACTTTCTCATTGGTATAGAGATGTGTGTAAATAGTGATGGGGACTTTAAAAAGACCTATCAAAATACTGTAGAACTTGCTGCATATCTTTTGAAAAAATATAACCTAACATTGAATGATTTATATAGGCACTATGACATTACAGGCAAGGACTGTCCAAGAATGATGGTAAATGAGAATGAGTGGGCAAAGTTTAAGAGTGCAGTAAATGCAGTATTAAACCCTGTAAAAACGACACAAACACAGCAACAGCAGTATAAAAAAGGCGTAGTAACTGCAACAGTCTTAAATTGCAGAGCAGAGCCTTCAACATCAGCAACTATAAACGGAAAGCTGCAAATGGGAGCCGTAGTTACAATTTATGCAGAGCAGGGCGATTGGTATTTAGTTAATAAACTTAATCCGCAGTGGGTTTGCGGAAAATATATAAATATAACTTAA